gtcgagagaCGCGAGGGCATGAatgaggatggcgaggaggacggcgaggcctCGCGAGGCGGGCAAACGCCCCGACACGTCTCGAGCGGCAACGTCACGCCGCACCCGGACAGCGGCGCTGTCCCGAGACCGACTTCGGCGCAAGATGGCAACTCGGAGGACCAGGCAGACGGCCTCAAGCCGCGATCAGGTGGCCCAAGCAGCTTCTCGCGGTCCGGCAGTGCCGTCCCTAGCCAGAGCGGCACGCCCCATCCCCAacaggacgacggcgagattgaagagggagaggatgtCGAGATGGACGACCAGCAGGACACTCAGATCACTTCGGGAGGCGACACACCCCAAATCACGGTGGATGCGCCGGACAGCATGGAAGTTGACAACTAGACTTTGGAAGCGCAGTGGTTCGGAGAGGCTCATTCATACATAGCTCAACTGAGATACCCATTTTAAAAAAGAATacgaaagaagagagaaaaaaagcaGGCCGTCAAAAACTTGCTCATGACGCTCGCCTGCCACTGAACACAACGCAATCCCTAGACCTGGTTTCCGTTTCTCTTGGTTGGAAACACGACGCGACGCAAAAAGGCCCCAGCCCCCGGGGGGGGTTCATCAAGCCGAGGTGGTGTCGGTCACGTacgtcttctcctccttgcccttggcgagCGCCAGCTTGGCcgtctcgacctcggtggGTGACGCGCCGCCActctcggcgagggcgatctGCTCCTCCAGCTTGGCGGTCGAGTCCTCGACGCGGGTCCTCAGGGCGGGGAACATCTTTTGCGTCTCCTCCACGGCGAGTTTCTGGCAGCGCGGCTTGTTAGTGCACTGGGACGATGGGGAGTGAGGGGTGTGTATGGGCTCGCAAGGGTTCTTGGGGAAATCCTACCAGCTGTCTGAGCATGTACTCCCGGttcccgtcctcgtcgggcTTGCCCTCCcggatctcggcctcgagcgtGGCGACCTTGGCCTTTTGCTGGATGAGCTCCTTCTCATAGGAGATCTCCTCCTTGAGGAGCCGGGTGACGGCGAGCGTCGCAACGGTGAGCTGGGAAGGGGGCGCCATGGTGAGTTGCGGTGCTGTATCGATTTTTCCTTTAatgggaggaggggttgtaggcggagggaggggaagggggattTGGCTTTTGGTGAAGATTCGGGATGGTCTATTctgagtgtgtgtgtgtgtgtgttagATGGTTTCTCTCTTGGGGGATCGCCTTGAAAATGAGTCCTCGTGTTGTGGAAATATGGGTAGGCAGGCTCCGAGATTACCTTGTATGCCTCGTTGGGATTGTTTTCTTAAGTTGGGTTTTTTGTTTACACGGCATCCCCGGCTGTTCTCGCTGCTTGGCTGGCTACGTCaaaggcagcagcaggctctGTGCTGGGTGCTGCCTTGGAAGCCACATTATagtggggggtggggggtttCCTGTACCCCAGCAATGTTACCTCAGCGCAACAGAGCTTGAACTCATTCCCCCTCCTGTGCAACTTCGGGAGAACATCACGGATTTTCTGCTGGCCCAAGCCGCAACGCAGCGCCGTGGGTCGCTTTGAGTTGGCTCGGTCCCGACGGGCAGGCAGCTCAACCTCTCGCTGGAGTTTGGACCAGTGGTTGTCGACATGGTGCCGGCAATACCGAGAAGAACATGGTCCAAGTGATGTCCACGGCGAGCCGTGCCGCAGACGGACCCTTTACTCATTGCCTAGGTTTCCAAGGAAGCACTGAACGTGCCAGAGACGGCCGCATTCAAACGTTGGCCAACACAAGACACACCACGATGGTTAAGATTGCTCTGCCCAACGCCTCGCATGTCTTGTTCAGAGACTTGCATGATGAGACAGAGAGGTCAGACCTATGGTTTGCTGCGTTCGGGTCAGTGTCTTCGAACGGCCCGTGGAATCAATGCATTCCCAATGCCATCTTGAATGCTGTGTGGGCAGGTCATATTGAAGGGATGCCGTCACAGTAGCCGGTCAACAAGGAATGCAACGCTGAGAAGAAGCCGGTGATTGTTACCGGCAGGTTCTCCGGTGGAACAAATGTCACCCAGGCGATTAACAGATCATCAAGAGCAACAGGCACCGGGGGACATGGGGCCAGCCTCGGGTGAACCGCTTCAATACTCTCAGCACCACACAGCATGGCCTGTTGGCCTTTTACCAGCACTCGGCAAAGGCTTTGGAGACATGGGATCCTCTCCTCTTCTAAACCCAATGGAGGTCATGATCCGAACCTTCCTTGTTGTCCACTGTTGAAAGAAGCAGCCCGCACACAGTAAACGTCTCGCGTAGAACGACGCGCTCCAACCTCTCCGGTGGCTCTTCACATGTACCTCCACCAGCCGGAACCCCCTACTGCTCTTGGCCGAAGCGTCTACGCCCCGATGGCCTCCTGctccgtccccgccgccgtctcgatCCAAtccgccgtctcggcgatTCGCGAAAGAAACGGCGAGTGCGAGGCCTTCATCCGCAGCTTGACCGCCGTGGGCCCCAGCAGCTGCTGCATCTGCTCCTGCATGAAGAACGGCACcgccccatcgtcctcgcaGCCGACATACATGCACGCCATGTCGCGCCACGGCTCGTACGTCAGCGTCTCCTCGAGCGACACGATCGTTTGGTGCCGCAGAAGCCCGatcgccctctccctcgcttCGGGGGCCACGTCTCCGTAGAAGGCTTCCGTGGGCGCCACCACGTGGATGCGGCCGTCCTGGGAGAGAAACGTGATCAGCACTCGGGGCCTTTGTATTCATGCCACCGGGGACGTGGGAGTATCCCTTTGCGTACCTCGACTTTCGTCCACGGGGGGGATCCATCGCTCGTCAACCCTAGCATGGACTGGCCCTTCTGCccgacgaaggcggccaggTACGCAAACACCACAATCCCGCCGGCCTTGCCCTCCTGGGCTCGCTGCTCGAACCCCAGGCCTCTGGCCGCCTccgcgccgacgaagccACCATAGGAGTGCGCGACGAGCACGATGCGCCTGCCGCGGCCcgcgagctcctccagcacGGTCCGcacggccgccgcgtcgtcgtACATGCCCTTGGTCGGGGGCTCCGCGCCGACGGACGGGTACGCCACGGCGTCCGTCTCGTAGCCCCTCCGGTGTAGCTCGTCGCGAATGTCCCGGAAGTGCTCTGGCGAGTGCCAGGCCccgccggcgaagaagataACGGGCTTTGTCGACATGGTGAGCGGGTGTGGTAAGTAAGCCACGGCCGAGAAGCGGAAATTTCGTTTTGTTCGACGTTCCGATATGAACTTGACCCGAACGCTTTCTCATACACTCCTTCTCCTCTAGGCTCGGATTGATACCTTCCCATCAGCCCCCTATTTATGCATCCGTTCCGTCATGGTCTCCGGTAGGGAGCGGGTGAGGAAGTGGAGTCGGGAATACAGTCATCTTCAACACAGTCAGCGCTTGGCTCGCCTAGGGATCCTACTCGGTGTCTGGCGAATGGTCCTCGAGCCGAGAGAACCCGGGAACGACTTTGGAATTCTGATTGCGCATTGTATTGGGTCAGTaggggggggtggagattccctcctcgtcgctgaAGATGTAAGATTATCAGCGTCCGCGTTGTAGATCCGACCGGGCTTTCCCGGGAAAAGAACTGTGTTCGAGATCAAGGCCGGGTGGTCTGGCTCCCCAAAGTTGACTTGAAGACATTTCCGAGTTCGGCCTTGCTGGGTTTGGCATCATTGGTTCTGCCACTAGTCCATGCCGAGGGCAGCCTCGCCACGTTCGTCACAAGTCAGGGGGTTTGACCTTATGCTCAGTCAGGGTCACCGGGCAACCAAGTGCTTCAATGAAGTAGATGTATTATATTTGATATACTACTTAGAAGAAATGCCAAGTCCGGCCTCGTCTCGGGTCATGTACCCATACCCTTGATAGAAATGTCCCAATCATATTCCCCATGACGACTGTGGTATGCCCCTTTCCAAGTGTGAAAGGGGGCTGGCTTTCCTTAGGTCTATAGATATGAATAAATAAAAACATTtttgaagaaaaagaggagTATATCGCTTGTGAAAACTAGACATAGGTATGAACATGGAAATtgataaaaaaaaaacctagTCTAAGGAACCGAAGGCGCGCCTTTCCATCGAGAACCAAGAGTCTAGATGCCAGGTGTATCGAAGCCTGCGACCTTGGGCCATTCGCCCAGCTTGGCGGGGTCACCACCGATGCGGACGtagacgccgacggcggggatgccgccgtcgaggacgaagaacTGGTACCAACCCGGAGGGGCGACACCGGGGCCGGGCGGCGCGGTGACTGTGCACACC
The DNA window shown above is from Colletotrichum destructivum chromosome 2, complete sequence and carries:
- a CDS encoding Putative tubulin binding cofactor A — protein: MAPPSQLTVATLAVTRLLKEEISYEKELIQQKAKVATLEAEIREGKPDEDGNREYMLRQLKLAVEETQKMFPALRTRVEDSTAKLEEQIALAESGGASPTEVETAKLALAKGKEEKTYVTDTTSA
- a CDS encoding Putative alpha/beta hydrolase-1, encoding MSTKPVIFFAGGAWHSPEHFRDIRDELHRRGYETDAVAYPSVGAEPPTKGMYDDAAAVRTVLEELAGRGRRIVLVAHSYGGFVGAEAARGLGFEQRAQEGKAGGIVVFAYLAAFVGQKGQSMLGLTSDGSPPWTKVEDGRIHVVAPTEAFYGDVAPEARERAIGLLRHQTIVSLEETLTYEPWRDMACMYVGCEDDGAVPFFMQEQMQQLLGPTAVKLRMKASHSPFLSRIAETADWIETAAGTEQEAIGA